The segment GGCGGCGGTTTGCGGCGGGGCGCCGGGCTCGGCATAGGCGGCATGGACGCGCAGCACGCCGGCCGGGCGGTCAGCCCTAAGGTCGATGCGCGCCACGATCCCTTCGCCGAGCAGGAACGGCAGCACATAATAGCCGTACTGGCGCTTTTCGGCGGGGGTGTAGATCTCGATGCGATAGCGGAAGTCGAACAGTCTTTCCGTGCGCGCCCGCTCGAAGACGACGGGATCGAACGGAGCGAGCAGCGCACGCGCCTTGATTTTGCGCGGAAAACGGGCGTCCTTGTGGAGATAGGCTGGCTTGCTCCAGCCTTCGACGCGAACCGGCAAAAGGTCGCCGGCCTCGACCAGTTCCTCGATGCGGCCCTTGATGTCGGCGGGGGAGAGCCGGAAATAGTCGCGCAGGTCGCCTGCTGTCGCGACGCCATGGGCGCGGGCGGAAATGCGCAGCAATTCGCGGTGCGCATCCTCGGGCGAGGGCACCGGCAGGCTGAGTATCGCCGGCGGCAGCACGCGCTGCGGCAGATCATAAAGCCGCTCGAAGCCGCGACGCGACGCCGTGGTGATGCGGCCGGCCCAGAACAGCCATTCGAAAGCGTGCTTGGCGTCGCTCCAGCCCCACCAGCCGCCGGAGCCTTTTTGGCCTCCTTTCTGGTCTCTCAGGGCCGAAGCGGCGATCGGGCCGCGTTCGACGACCTCGCGATAAATGTCTTCGATATAGGCGGCGCGCTCGCGGCCCCACTTGGCCAGCCCATTGTACATTTCCTCACCGCGCTCGGCCCGTTCCATGCGCCAGCGCATCAGCGGATAGGTTTCGACCGGCAGAAAGGAGGCTTCGTGCGCCCAATATTCGAAGACTTTGCGCTTGCGCGTCACCGCGGCGTTGTCGAGCAGGGCGAGCGGGTAGGGGCCAAGCCGCGAATAGAGCGGCATATAATGGGCGCGCACCACCGCGCTGACGGAATCGATCTGCAGCAGGCCGGTCCGGGCAAGCACACGCGCCAAATGGCGGCGATCAGGCGTTCTGCCGGGGCGAGGATCGGCAAACCCCTGTGCGGCAAGCGCGATGCGCCGGGCCATGGCGAGCGAGATTTTTTCCTTCATGCAGACGGCACTCTGTCGGCGTTCGACCAAAGGTGGGAGCGATGATTCCGCCATGCTAGCAGGGTTTTGGCGGCATCCATGTCAGGAGAGTAAAGTGGAGTAAAAAGTGAAGGAAATCAAACAGGAGCGGATCGGACCAGTTTATCCGGATATGCCGTCGAGCACCCCGAGTTTTGAACAAGGTTTGACTTGCTTCGCCGAAAGCCCTGCGCTAACCCTCGCCGCGTTGCAGCATAGAGCCCCCTAAAACGGTTCAGTGGTTAAACTGTCACGCTTCCGCAAGTGGGTCCGGTGCTGTAATCAGAGTGGATTGGCCGCCAACGGAAAGCCGCAGCATGAACGCATTGTTGAGTTCGTACCTGCCCATCGTCCTGTTTATCGGCGTGGCGCTGGTCGTCGGCCTGGCGCTGCTAGCCGCACCCTTTCTGGTGGCCTACCGCAATCCCGATCCGGAAAAGCTTTCCGCCTATGAATGCGGCTTCAACTCGTTTGACGATGCCCGCATGAAGTTCGACATCCGCTTCTACCTGGTGTCGATCCTGTTCATCATCTTCGATCTGGAGGTGGCCTTCCTGTTTCCGTGGGCGGTGTCTTTCGGCCAGATCGGCATGCTTGGGTTCTGGTCGATGATGGTGTTTCTGGCGGTGCTGACCATCGGCTTTGCTTATGAATGGAAGAAAGGAGCGCTGGAATGGGATTGAGTGACAATTCCGGCACGCTCGTCGCGCCGAAGCCAAAAGGCATTCTCGACCCAAGCACCGGAAAGCCGGTGGGGGCGAATGATCCGTTCTTCCTCGAGATCAACAACGAGCTTGCCGACAAGGGCTTTCTCGTCACCTCGACCGAGGCGCTGATCACCTGGGCGCGCAGCGGCTCGCTGATGTTCATGACTTTCGGTCTTGCCTGCTGCGCGGTCGAGATGATCCACACCTCGATGCCGCGCTATGACTCGGAGCGGTTCGGCGTTGCGCCGCGCGCGTCGCCGCGCCAGTCCGACATCATGATCGTCGCCGGCACGCTGACCAACAAGATGGCGCCGGCGCTGCGCAAGGTCTACGACCAGATGCCGGAGCCGCGCTACGTCATCTCGATGGGCTCCTGCGCCAATGGCGGCGGCTACTACCACTATTCCTATTCGGTGGTGCGCGGCTGCGATCGCGTCGTGCCGGTCGACATCTATGTGCCCGGCTGTCCGCCCAGTGCGGAAGCGCTGCTCTACGGCATCCTTCTGCTGCAAAAGAAGATCCGCCGCACCGGCACGATCGAACGGTGAGCGGGATGATGAGCCTGAATGAACTCTCGACCTATCTCGGCGAGAAGCTGAGCGGCCGGATCGGCGATGCGGTGTTTGCCTATGGCGAACTCACCATCTCGGTCGAGCCGCACGATCTGATCGAGGTGGTGAGCTTCCTGCGCGACGATCCAAAATGCCAGTTCATCTCGATCATCGACGTCTGCGGCGCCGATTATCCATCGCGGGCCAAGCGCTTCGACGTCGTCTATCACCTGCTGTCGCCGAAGCAGAATATTCGTATCCGCATCAAGGTGCAGGCGGACGAGGAGACGGTGGTGCCGTCGATCACCGGCGTTTATCCCGGCGCCGACTGGTTCGAACGCGAGACCTACGATCTTTATGGCGTGCTGTTCTCTGGCCATCCCGATCTCAGGCGGATCCTGACCGACTACGGCTTCGAAGGTCATCCGCTGCGCAAGGATTTCCCGCTGACCGGTTTCGTCGAAGTGCGCTACGACGACGAGGCCAAGCGGGTCATCTACGAGCCGGTCGAGCTGAAGCAGGAATTCCGCAATTTCGATTTTCTCAGCCCTTGGGAGGGGACGGATTACGTGCTTCCGGGGGATGAGAAGGCGAAACAGTGAATGGTGAATAGTGAATGGTGAATGGACGAGACGCCGGAAGCTATACGAGACTATCGCGATCTCATCGTCTGGAAAGAGGCGATGGATATCGCCGAGGAAGTCTATGTTCTGACGCGCGGGTTTGCGCGAGAGGAATTGTATGGAATGACGGCTCAGATGCGCCGTTGCGCCGTCTCGATTCCGGCGAATATCGCGGAAGGATTTGGCCGCGCGCAACGACGGCCGTTCATTCAGTTTCTTCGCATCGCACAAGGTTCGTTGAAGGAACTGGAAACACATACCATGCTTTGCGTACGGATCGGGCTGTTGTCCCAGGAGCAGGCAGCAAAGCTGGAGCCACGCTACACAAGACTCGGCAAGAGGCTGGTCTCGTTTGTCCGGTCGCTGGACCAGGATGGGACACGAGCTTGACCATTCACCATTCACCATTCACCATTCACTCATCGCCAAGGGCGATCCATGGCTGAAACCTCCGTCCGCAACTTCAATATCAACTTTGGGCCTCAGCACCCCGCTGCCCATGGTGTTTTGCGGTTGGTTCTAGAACTCGACGGCGAAGTCGTCGATCGCGTCGATCCGCATATCGGGCTGTTGCATCGCGGCACCGAGAAGCTGATCGAAGCCAAAACTTATCTGCAGGCCGTGCCCTATCTCGACCGGCTCGACTATTGCGCGCCGATGAACCAGGAGCATGCTTTTGCGCTTGCCGCTGAGCGGCTGCTCGGCATCGAGGTGCCGAAGCGCGGCCAGCTGATCCGCGTGCTCTATTGCGAGATCGGCCGCATCATGTCGCACATCCTCAATGTGACGACGCAGGCCATGGACGTCGGCGCGCTGACGCCGCCGCTTTGGGGTTTTGTCGAGCGCGAAAAGCTGATGGTGTTCTATGAGCGGGCCAGCGGCTCGCGCATGCATGCGGCCTATTTCCGGCCCGGCGGCGTCCACCAGGACCTGCCGCAAAAACTGGTCGAGGACATCGGCGAGTGGATCGATCCGTTCCTGAAATCGCTCGACGACCTCGACGCATTGCTGACCGGCAACCGCATCTTCAAACAGCGCAATGTCGACATCGGCACCGTCTCGCTGGCCGACGCCTGGGCCTGGGGCTTTTCCGGCGTCATGGTGCGTGGATCCGGCGTCGCCTGGGATCTGCGCAAGTCGCAGCCTTACGAATGCTATGCCGAGATGGATTTCGACATTCCGATCGGCAAGAACGGCGACTGCTACGACCGTTATCTCGTGCGCATGGAAGAAATGCGCCAGTCGGCGAAAATCATGCGCCAGTGCGTCGACCTGCTGCTTGGCAAGGAAGGCAGCGGGCCGGTGTCGAATCTCGACGGCAAGGTGGTGCCGCCGAAGCGCGCGGCGATGAAGCGCTCGATGGAAGCGCTGATCCATCACTTCAAGCTCTACACTGAGGGCTACCGCGTGCCGGCGGGCGAGGTCTATGCAGCGGTCGAAGCGCCGAAAGGCGAGTTTGGCGTCTACCTGGTCTCGGATGGAACCAACAAGCCCTACCGCTGCAAGCTGCGCGCGCCAGGGTTTGCGCATCTGCAGGCCATGGACTTTTTGTGCCGCGGCCACATGCTGGCCGACGTCACCGCCGTTCTCGGCTCCCTCGACATCGTGTTTGGTGAGGTCGATCGCTAAATGTCAGTCCGCCGTCTCGCAGAAGCCAGCCTCCAGCCAGCCTCCTTCGCCTTCAACCGGGCGAATACGGCAGCGGCCAAGCAATGGATCAAGAAGTATCCGAAGGGTCGCGAGCAGTCGGCGATCATCCCCTTGCTGATGCTGGCGCAGGAACAGGAAGGCTGGGTGACCAAGGCGGCGATCGAGACGATCTCCGACATGCTCGGCATGCCCTACATCAGAGGGCTCGAAGTCGCGACTTTCTACACGCAATACCAGCTCAATCCGGTCGGCACCCGCGCGCATATCCAGGTCTGCGGCACCACGCCCTGCATGCTGCGCGGCTCGGAAGCGCTGATGGATGTGTGCCGCTCGAAAATCCATCACGACCAGTTCCACACCAACGACAAGGGCACGCTGTCGTGGGAAGAGGTCGAATGCCTTGGCGCCTGCGTCAACGCGCCGATGGTGATGATTTTCAAGGACACTTTCGAGGATCTGACGCCGGAGCGGCTTGCCGAGATCATCGACCTCTATGATGCCGGCAAGGGCGCCTCGGTGACGCCGGGGCCGCAGAACGGCCGCATCACCTCCGAGCCGATCACCGGGCTGACGACGCTGAAGAGCGAAAAGGCAATCCTGAAGACCACCCGCGACAGGGAAGCCAAGGCGGCTGCGAAGGCCGCCAGGGCGGCAGCACCAGCGGCAATTGTCGCGACGCCAGCGGCTCCGGCCGTACAGGCACCGGCGGCCGCTGTCGCGCCGTCGAAGGCCAGCAAGCCGAAGACCGATGCGCCCGAAACCAGCCCGGCGCTGGAGACGCCTTCTCCGGCAAAGGTCGCACCAGAGGCGGAAAAGGCGGCGAGCGTCAGACCACCGCGGCATTCGGCGGCCAACGCCAACAAGGCCGCGCCGGAAGTCGAAAAGGTTTTGAAACAGCGCAGCGGTCCGATCGTCAAGGCTGAGCCGGCGGCTGCTTTCAAGGCGCCGGAGTTGAAGGAAGCGCCGATCGGCGCTGCCGGCAAAAAAACTGTCAAGCCTGCCAAGCCTTCGCTCGAGGACAAGAACCGTCCGGCCGGCATCGCGAGGCCGGCACTGGTCGACGATCTCAAGCTGATCTCGGGCGTCGGCCCGAAGATCGAAGGCATCCTGCATTCGGTTGGTATCTTCACCTATGCGCAAGTCGCGTCATGGAAGAAGGCCGAGCGCGAGTGGGTCGATAGCTATCTTAGCTTCCACGGCCGCATCGAGCGCGATGACTGGGTCAAGCAGGCCAAGGCGCTGGCCAAGGGCGGGGTCGCCGAATATATCCGCGTCTTCGGCAAGAAACCGGTCTGAGGGACGAACAATGCTTCAGGACAGAGACCGCATCTTCAACAACATCTACGGCCGCTTCGACAAGTCGCTGGCCGGTGCGATGGCGCGCGGCGCCTGGGACAACACGCCCGGCATCATCGCCAAGGGGCGCGACTGGATCGTCAACGAGATGAAGGCGTCAGGCCTGCGCGGCCGCGGCGGCGCCGGCTTCCCGACCGGGCTAAAATGGTCGTTCATGCCCAAGCAGAGCGACGGCCGGCCGAGCTATCTCGTCGTCAACGCCGACGAATCCGAGCCCGGCACCTGCAAGGACCGCGACATATTGCGCCACGACCCGCACACGCTGGTCGAGGGCTGCCTGATCGCCGGCTTCGCCATGGGCGCGATCGCCGCCTACATCTATGTGCGCGGCGAGTTCATCCGCGAGCGCGAGGCGCTGCAGCGCGCCATCGACGAGGCCTATGCGGCCAAGCTGATCGGCAAGAACAATACGTCCGGCTACGATTTCGACATCTACATGCATCACGGCGCCGGCGCCTATATCTGCGGCGAGGAAACGGCGCTGCTCGAAAGCCTCGAAGGCAAGAAGGGCCAGCCGCGGCTGAAGCCGCCGTTTCCGGCCAATGTCGGCCTCTATGGCTGCCCGACGACGGTCAACAATGTCGAGTCGATCGCGGTGGCGCCGACCATTTTGCGCCGCGGCGCCGCCTGGTTCTCATCGTTCGGCCGGCCCAACAATGTCGGCACCAAGCTGTTCTGCGTTTCGGGCCACGTCAACACTCCGTGCACCGTCGAAGAGGCGATGTCGATCCCGTTCCGCGAGCTCATCGAGACGCATTGCGGCGGCATTCGCGGCGGCTGGGACAATCTGCTGGCGGTGATTCCGGGCGGCGCTTCGGTGCCCTTGGTGCCGGCGGAGCAGATCATCGACGCGCCAATGGATTTCGATGCGTTGCGTGACCTGAAATCGGGTCTCGGCACGGCGGCTGTCATCGTCATGGACAAATCGACCGATATCGTGAAGGCGATTGCCCGGCTTTCCTACTTCTACAAGCACGAGAGCTGCGGCCAGTGCACGCCGTGCCGCGAAGGCACCGGCTGGATGTGGCGGGTGATGGAGCGGCTGGTGCGCGGCGAGGCGCACAAGCGCGAGATCGACATGCTGCTCGACGTGACCAAACAGGTCGAAGGCCACACGATCTGCGCGCTGGGCGATGCGGCGGCGTGGCCGATCCAGGGAATGATGCGGCATTTCCGCGGCGAGGTGGAGCGGCGTATCGACGAGTTTTCGCGCAATGCGCACCGGGCAGAGCCGGTGATGGTGGCGGCGGAATAGAGACGAATTTGAACCGGGCGAATGCCCGATTGGAGATACGGGCAAATGCCCGATTTGAGGAAACAGGCCGGGGCATACGGAAGAAACGACCAGGAGAGACCACCTATGTCGCTGAATTCGACACCCGAACATTTGATGCCAGATTTGGACCCGTTCGAGAAGATGAACCAGGACCTGACCAGGATGATGCCGAAGGAGATGGCCAGCGCCGTCAATCTCCTGGCGCACCCTGTCGCGAGTGCGGCAGCGATGTCGGCGCTCGGCATCGGGCTTGCCAATCATGCCTTTGGGGTGTGGATGGGCGTGCTCTCCGGCGCCGCCGAGGCCTCGCAGCGGCTCTTCCAGCCGATCGTCGACGATTTCGATGCCAGGGTCGAAGGCCTTTCGCAGACAGGGACAAGCTCCTCGACCAAGGCGCGCGCGGCGACGAAAACCTTGATCGCCGAGGCACAGTCCTTCGCCCGGAACGTGAATGACATAGCCGCGAACAGCATGGATGATGCACGCAGCGTGGTGGATGCGGCTGCCGCACCGGCCGGGTTGATGCCGGAGGATTTCAAGCAGCCCAAGGCAATGGATCGTCCGGCAAACCCGGACGACCTCAAGGCGATATCGGGCATCGGGCCGAAGCTGGAACAGGTGCTGAACGGCCTGGGCATCTGGACCTACGGCCAGATCGCCGCATGGACGCCGGAAGAGGTCGCCTGGGTCGACGATTATCTGTCGTTCAAGGGCCGCATCGGTCGCGATAACTGGCTTGGCCAGGCGGCGGCGCTGGCCGAGGCCAAACATTGAATTGAATGCCGTGCGTGGTTTCGGCTGCGCCCGGAAGAAATTGCGGAACGTCCGCAGGGGTTTGAGACGACATGGCAAAGCTCAAGGTCGACGGGAAAGAGATTACTGTACCCGACCACTACACGTTGCTGCAGGCAGCCGAGGACGCCGGCGCCGAAGTGCCGCGCTTCTGCTTCCATGAGCGGCTGTCGATCGCCGGCAATTGCCGCATGTGCCTGATCGAGGTGAAGGGCGGGCCGCCCAAGCCGCAGGCGTCCTGCGCCATGGGCGTGCGCGATTTGCGTCCGGGACCAAATGGCGAAACGCCGGAAATCTTCACCAACACGCCGATGGTCAAGAAGGCCCGGGAAGGCGTGATGGAATTCCTGCTGATCAACCATCCGCTCGATTGCCCGATCTGCGACCAGGGCGGCGAGTGCGACCTGCAGGACCAGGCGATGGCGTTCGGCGTCGATTCCTCGCGCTATCACGAGAACAAGCGGGCGGTCGAAGACAAGTATATCGGGCCGCTGGTCAAGACGATCATGAACCGCTGCATCCATTGCACGCGCTGCGTCCGCTTCACCACCGAAATTGCCGGCATTTCCGAGCTCGGCCTGATCGGCCGCGGCGAGGACGCCGAAATCACCACCTATCTCGAAAGCGCGATGACATCGGAACTGCAGGGCAACGTCATCGATCTTTGCCCGGTCGGTGCGCTGACGTCAAAACCCTACGCCTTCCAGGCGCGGCCGTGGGAACTGACCAAGACCGAATCCATCGATGTGATGGACGCCGTCGGCTCGGCGATCCGCGTCGATTCCAGGGGACGCGAGGTGATGCGCATCCTGCCGCGCACCAACGAGGCGGTGAACGAGGAGTGGATTTCCGACAAGACCCGCTTCATCTGGGACGGTCTGCGCACCCAGCGCCTCGACCGGCCATATGTCCGCAAGAACGGCAAGCTGGCCCCGGCAAGCTGGGCCGAGGCTTTTTCCGCGATCAAGGAAGCGGTGTCGAGCACCGCGCCCGACAAGATCGGCGCCATATCAGGCGATCTCGCCGCCGTCGAGGAGATCTATGCGCTGAAGCTGCTGATGGCCTCGCTCGGCTCGAAGAACACCGACTGCCGCCAGGATGGCGCCGCGCTCGATCCGTCGCTCGGCCGGGCAAGCTATATCTTCAACCCGACCATCGAAGGCATCGAGCAGGCCGACGCGGTGCTGATCATCGGCGCCAATCCGCGCTTCGAGGCGTCCTTGCTCAACGCCCGCATCCGCAAGCGCTGGCGGGTCGGCAACCTGCCGGTCGGCGTCATCGGCGATGTCGGCGATACGCGCTACGACTATGAGCAGCTCGGCGCCGGACCGGAATCGCTGAAGGATTTGGCCGACGGCAACGGCAAATTTTTTGAGGTGCTGAAGAATGCGACGCATCCGCTTGTCATCGTCGGTCAGGGCGCGCTGTCGCGCCCGGACGGCGCGGCCGTGCTCGGCCAGGCGGCGAAGCTCAGCCTGGCCGTCAATGCTGCGAGAGCCGACTGGAACGGCTTTGCCGTGCTGCACACTGCGGCGGCGCACGTTGGCGGTCTCGATGTCGGCTTCGTGCCGGGCGAGGGCGGCAAGAACGTCGCCGGCATGCTGGGGGCTATGGAGGTGCTGTTCCTGCTCGGCGCCGACGAGATTGACATGACGAAAACCGGCGGCGCCTTCGTCGTCTATATCGGCACGCATGGCGACCACGGCGCGCACCGCGCCGACGTCATCCTGCCGGGCGCCGCCTATACCGAAAAATCGGGCACCTACGTCAATACCGAGGGCCGCGTGCAGCAGACCAACCGTGCCGGCTTCGCGCCGGGCGATGCGCGCGAGGACTGGGCGATCCTGCGGGCGCTGTCGGATGTGCTTGGCAAGAGATTGTCGTTCGATTCGCTGCCGCAGCTGCGCGCAAAACTCTATGGCGAATACCCGCATCTTGCCCGCCTCGACCAGGTCGCGGCCGGCAATGCTGGCGATATCGCTGAGGTGGCGAAGCTCGGCGGGCGGCTGGGCAAGGGCGCCTTAACCTCGCCGGTCAAGGATTTCTACCTGACCAACCCGATCGCGCGGGCTTCAGCGGTGATGGCGGAATGCTCGGCGCTGGCGAAAAACGGTTTTCAGCAGGCGGCGGAATAAACATGGACACCTTCGTCTCCTTCTACGTGCTGCCGGCGCTGCTCATCCTGTTGAAGTCGGTCGTGCTGATCGTCGTGCTGTTGATCTTCGTCGCCTACATCCTGTACGCGGACCGCAAGATCTGGGCGGCGGTGCAGTTGCGCCGCGGCCCTAACGTCGTCGGCCCATGGGGCACGCTGCAGGCTTTCGCCGATCTTCTGAAGTTCGTGTTCAAGGAGCCGGTGATTCCGTCCGGCGCCAACAAGGGCGTTTTTCTGCTGGCGCCTTTGGTTTCGGCGGTTTTGGCGATCTCGGCCTGGGCGGTGATCCCGGTCAATGAGGGCTGGGCGATCGCCAACGTCAATGTCGGCATCCTCTATGTCTTCGCCATCTCCTCGCTCGAGGTCTATGGCGTGATCATGGGCGGCTGGGCGTCCAACTCGAAATATCCGTTCCTCGGCGCGCTGCGCTCGGCGGCGCAGATGGTGTCCTACGAGGTCTCGATCGGCTTCGTCATCGTCACCGTGCTGCTTTGCGTCGGCTCGCTCAACCTGTCCGACATCGTGCTGTCGCAGCAGGACGGGCTGGGTACGCGGGTCGGCCTGCCCAACACCTTCCTCGACTGGCATTGGCTGTCGCTGTTCCCGATGTTCGTCATCTTCTTCATCTCGGCGCTGGCCGAAACCAACCGCCCGCCCTTCGACCTGGTGGAAGCCGAATCGGAACTCGTCGCCGGCCATATGGTCGAATATTCGTCGACGCCGTTCCTGCTGTTCTTCCTCGGCGAGTATGTCGCCATCGTGCTGATGTGCGCGCTGGCCACCATCCTGTTCCTCGGCGGCTGGCTGCCGCCCTTCGACTTCGCTCCCTTCACCTGGGTGCCGGGGCTGATCTGGTTCGTGCTCAAGGTCTGCCTGGTTTTCTTCATGATCTCGATGGTGAAGGCCTTCGTGCCGCGCTACCGCTACGACCAGCTGATGCGGCTTGGCTGGAAGGTCTTCCTGCCGATCTCGCTGGCGATGGTGGTGATTGTCGCCGCGTTCCTCAAGATCACGGGGTTTGCGTGATGTCTGCTCTAGCCCAAGCCGCAAAATCCCTGCTGCTGCAGGATTTCGTCAGCGCCTTCTTCCTGTCGATGCGCCAGTTCTTCGCGCCGAAGGAGACGATCAACTATCCGCACGAGAAGGGGCCGACCAGTCCGCGCTTCCGCGGCGAGCACGCGCTGCGCCGCTACCCGAACGGCGAGGAACGCTGCATCGCCTGCAAACTGTGCGAGGCGATCTGCCCGGCCCAGGCCATCACCATCGAGGCCGGCCCGCGCCGCAATGACGGCACCCGCCGCACCGTGCGCTACGACATCGATATGGTGAAGTGCATCTATTGCGGCTTCTGCCAGGAGGCCTGCCCGGTCGACGCCATCGTCGAGGGGCCGAATTTCGAATTCGCGACGGAGACGCGCGAGGAACTTTATTACGACAAGGACAAGCTCCTGGCCAATGGCGACCGCTGGGAGCGCGAACTGGCGCGCAACATCTCGCTGGATGCGCCGTACCGATAGAACAGCTTTCTTCTCCCCGTTCACGGGGAGAAGATGCCGGCAGGCAGATGAGGGGCGGCGCGAACGTCGCAAGTTCAGCGCTGCCCCTCATCCGGCCCTTCGGGCCACCTTCTCCCCGTAAACGGGGAGAAGGAAACGGAATGACGCATGGACGGGGCGAAAGGCCTCGTCTAAGGAACACGCAAACTTGCCGACCGGAGGCGGTGGCAAAGATCGAACAGGACGAACGTCCTGTTTGGACAGGAACCCCGGGGGAACCCATGCTGAATGGACTAGAGGCGGCCTTTTTCTACCTCTTCGCCTTTGTCGCGGTGGCGTCGGCGTTCATGGTCATTTCGGCGCGCAATCCCGTGCATTCGGTGCTGTTCCTGATCCTGACCTTCTTCAACGCCGCTGGCCTGTTCATGCTGACCGGCGCCGAGTTCCTGGCGATGATCCTGCTCGTCGTCTATGTCGGCGCGGTCATGGTGCTGTTCCTGTTCGTCGTCATGATGCTCGACGTCGATTTCGCCGAGATGAAGGAAGGCGCCCTGCAATACGCGCCGATTGGCGCGCTGGTCGGGCTGATCCTGGCGGCTGAGCTGATCGTCGTGCTCGGCGGCTATACGTTCGCGCCGCAGCTGGCGGCGACGGTTGCAAAACCCACTCCGGACCTTGCCGCGCGCTCGAACACGGCAGCGCTCGGCGACATCCTCTACACCGACTACCTCTACTATTTCCAGATTGCCGGCCTTGTGCTGCTGGTCGCCATGATCGGCGCCATCGTGCTGACGCTGCGCCACAAGCCGGGCATCAAGCGGCAGTCGATCGCCGCCCAGGTCGGCCGCACGCCGGCAACGGGAATGGAAATCCGCAAGGTCAAGACGGGCGAAGGAATCTGAGATGGTCGTCGGCATCGCACATTATCTGACCGTATCGGCGATCCTGTTCACGCTCGGCGTGTTCGGCATCTTCCTCAACCGCAGGAACATCATCGTCATCCTGATGTCGATCGAGCTGATCCTGCTCGCCGTCAACATCAATTTCGTCGCCTTCTCGGCAGCGCTCGGCGATCTCGTCGGACAGGTGTTCGCGCTGTTCGTGCTGACGGTCGCAGCGGCTGAAGCGGCGATCGGCCTCGCCATTCTCGTCGTCTTCTTCCGCAACCGCGGTTCGATCGCGGTCGAAGACGTGAACATGATGAAGGGTTGACGGAAACCACCATGTATCAGGCCATCGTCTTCCTTCCTCTGCTCGGCTTCCTGATCGTCGGCCTGTTCGGCACGTCGCTCGGCGCCAAGGCGTCCGAATACATCACCTCCGGCTTGCTGGTGATATCAGCCGTGCTGTCGTGGGTCGCCTTCTTCGCCGTCGGCTTCGGCGAGGGCGAGGTGTTCACTGTGCCGGTGCTGCGCTGGATCCAGTCGGGCGGGTTAGAGGCCGCATGGGCGCTGCGCATCGACACGCTGACGGTGGTGATGCTGGTCGTCGTCAACACGGTGTCGGCGCTGGTCCACATCTACTCGATCGGCTACATGCATCACGACCCGAACCGGCCGCGCTTCTTCGCCTATCTGTCGCTGTTCACCTTCGCCATGCTGATGCTGGTGACGGCCGACAACCTGGTGCAGATGTTCTTCGGCTGGGAAGGCGTCGGCCTCGCCTCCTATTTGCTGATCGGTTTCTGGTACAAGAAACCGTCGGCCAATGCCGCCGCGATCAAGGCCTTCGTCGTCAACCGCGTCGGCGATTTCGGCTTCGCGCTCGGCATCTTCGGCGTGTTCGTGCTGTTCGGCTCGGTCAACCTCGGCACTATCTTCGCCAATGCGGCGACGTTCATTCCGGCCGAAGGCGCGCCGGAGGGCGCAGCCGTGCTGACCTTCCTCGGCTATGCGCTCGACAAGCACGCGGCGATGACCGTCGTCTGCCTGCTGCTGTTCATGGGCGCCATGGGCAAGTCTGCCCAGGTGCCGCTGCACACCTGGCTGCCGGACGCCATGGAAGGCCCGACGCCGGTCTCGGCGCTCATCCATGCCGCCACCATGG is part of the Mesorhizobium sp. L-2-11 genome and harbors:
- the nuoH gene encoding NADH-quinone oxidoreductase subunit NuoH codes for the protein MDTFVSFYVLPALLILLKSVVLIVVLLIFVAYILYADRKIWAAVQLRRGPNVVGPWGTLQAFADLLKFVFKEPVIPSGANKGVFLLAPLVSAVLAISAWAVIPVNEGWAIANVNVGILYVFAISSLEVYGVIMGGWASNSKYPFLGALRSAAQMVSYEVSIGFVIVTVLLCVGSLNLSDIVLSQQDGLGTRVGLPNTFLDWHWLSLFPMFVIFFISALAETNRPPFDLVEAESELVAGHMVEYSSTPFLLFFLGEYVAIVLMCALATILFLGGWLPPFDFAPFTWVPGLIWFVLKVCLVFFMISMVKAFVPRYRYDQLMRLGWKVFLPISLAMVVIVAAFLKITGFA
- the nuoI gene encoding NADH-quinone oxidoreductase subunit NuoI, with amino-acid sequence MSALAQAAKSLLLQDFVSAFFLSMRQFFAPKETINYPHEKGPTSPRFRGEHALRRYPNGEERCIACKLCEAICPAQAITIEAGPRRNDGTRRTVRYDIDMVKCIYCGFCQEACPVDAIVEGPNFEFATETREELYYDKDKLLANGDRWERELARNISLDAPYR
- a CDS encoding NADH-ubiquinone dehydrogenase, with the translated sequence MSLNSTPEHLMPDLDPFEKMNQDLTRMMPKEMASAVNLLAHPVASAAAMSALGIGLANHAFGVWMGVLSGAAEASQRLFQPIVDDFDARVEGLSQTGTSSSTKARAATKTLIAEAQSFARNVNDIAANSMDDARSVVDAAAAPAGLMPEDFKQPKAMDRPANPDDLKAISGIGPKLEQVLNGLGIWTYGQIAAWTPEEVAWVDDYLSFKGRIGRDNWLGQAAALAEAKH
- the nuoF gene encoding NADH-quinone oxidoreductase subunit NuoF, with translation MLQDRDRIFNNIYGRFDKSLAGAMARGAWDNTPGIIAKGRDWIVNEMKASGLRGRGGAGFPTGLKWSFMPKQSDGRPSYLVVNADESEPGTCKDRDILRHDPHTLVEGCLIAGFAMGAIAAYIYVRGEFIREREALQRAIDEAYAAKLIGKNNTSGYDFDIYMHHGAGAYICGEETALLESLEGKKGQPRLKPPFPANVGLYGCPTTVNNVESIAVAPTILRRGAAWFSSFGRPNNVGTKLFCVSGHVNTPCTVEEAMSIPFRELIETHCGGIRGGWDNLLAVIPGGASVPLVPAEQIIDAPMDFDALRDLKSGLGTAAVIVMDKSTDIVKAIARLSYFYKHESCGQCTPCREGTGWMWRVMERLVRGEAHKREIDMLLDVTKQVEGHTICALGDAAAWPIQGMMRHFRGEVERRIDEFSRNAHRAEPVMVAAE
- the nuoG gene encoding NADH-quinone oxidoreductase subunit NuoG, translated to MAKLKVDGKEITVPDHYTLLQAAEDAGAEVPRFCFHERLSIAGNCRMCLIEVKGGPPKPQASCAMGVRDLRPGPNGETPEIFTNTPMVKKAREGVMEFLLINHPLDCPICDQGGECDLQDQAMAFGVDSSRYHENKRAVEDKYIGPLVKTIMNRCIHCTRCVRFTTEIAGISELGLIGRGEDAEITTYLESAMTSELQGNVIDLCPVGALTSKPYAFQARPWELTKTESIDVMDAVGSAIRVDSRGREVMRILPRTNEAVNEEWISDKTRFIWDGLRTQRLDRPYVRKNGKLAPASWAEAFSAIKEAVSSTAPDKIGAISGDLAAVEEIYALKLLMASLGSKNTDCRQDGAALDPSLGRASYIFNPTIEGIEQADAVLIIGANPRFEASLLNARIRKRWRVGNLPVGVIGDVGDTRYDYEQLGAGPESLKDLADGNGKFFEVLKNATHPLVIVGQGALSRPDGAAVLGQAAKLSLAVNAARADWNGFAVLHTAAAHVGGLDVGFVPGEGGKNVAGMLGAMEVLFLLGADEIDMTKTGGAFVVYIGTHGDHGAHRADVILPGAAYTEKSGTYVNTEGRVQQTNRAGFAPGDAREDWAILRALSDVLGKRLSFDSLPQLRAKLYGEYPHLARLDQVAAGNAGDIAEVAKLGGRLGKGALTSPVKDFYLTNPIARASAVMAECSALAKNGFQQAAE